The following proteins come from a genomic window of Malus domestica chromosome 02, GDT2T_hap1:
- the LOC139189760 gene encoding disease resistance protein RPV1-like — MTAHEAFSSCSFKSKLWNYDVFLSFSDEDTRKGFTGYLHDAIEDRGYMAYMDQDDLKIGEEIKEELYRGIEESKISIIVFSKKYADSSWCLDELVKIMECRSKLGRHVLPIFYHVDPSHVRKQNGDLAKAFQNYEENICEEKDDKKREAKQAKVNQWREALTEAANLAGHHLQITDNR; from the coding sequence ATGACAGCCCATGAAGCCTTCTCTTCATGCTCATTCAAGTCAAAACTTTGGAATTACGACGTGTTCTTGAGCTTTAGCGACGAAGACACGCGCAAGGGCTTCACGGGCTACCTCCACGACGCAATCGAAGACAGGGGATACATGGCTTATATGGATCAGGACGATCTAAAGATAGGGGAAGAAATAAAAGAGGAACTCTACCGAGGAATCGAAGAGTCGAAGATCTCTATCATTGTCTTCTCAAAGAAGTACGCAGATTCGAGTTGGTGCCTTGACGAGCTGGTGAAGATCATGGAGTGCAGATCCAAATTGGGGCGACATGTTTTGCCAATATTCTATCATGTTGATCCTTCACATGTCAGGAAGCAGAACGGAGACTTAGCTAAAGCATTTCAGAATTACGAAGAGAACATCTGTGAAGAAAAAGATGACAAGAAACGTGAAGCTAAACAAGCAAAGGTAAATCAGTGGAGAGAAGCTCTTACAGAGGCTGCAAATTTGGCTGGCCACCATCTTCAAATCACTGACAATAGGTAA